In the Calonectris borealis chromosome 11, bCalBor7.hap1.2, whole genome shotgun sequence genome, one interval contains:
- the USP50 gene encoding ubiquitin carboxyl-terminal hydrolase 50, whose translation MRLRESNLPVVRETRGFFPSRWKYDSICLESVKYSCKEPKEEMNSQRPGLTGLRNLGNTCYMNAILQCLCSVPPLVEYFLSGKFKEALHKENGESVTAFGCLMSDMWLGESDCVSPEVFHSVLGKQYPTFSKRTQQDAQEFLICVLNELHEALKKSSKRRCVTDAKASRGTVSDTSIITQLFEGELGYDITCLECKTTTNRPESFTVLSLPIPSKSACSLQDCLKCFFEQDTLTRNNQIHCSWCGTKQDAAVKATLTKAPQIIIFHLKRFEWQGKHKRKLSTDICYPLGSLDLSPYSSPPCCKDAEYSLCAVVNHSGFLDDGHYTAFCKHSVTKNWYSFDDAQVTKIPNSSVQTDTAYLLFYTCQGLLCTH comes from the exons ATGCGGCTCCGTGAATCAAATCTGCCAGTCGTGAGAGAGACCAGGG gtttttttcctagtagGTGGAAGTATGACTCTATTTGCTTGGAAAGCGTGAAGTATTCCTGCAAGGAACCGAAGGAGGAGATGAACAGCCAACGCCCGGGGCTCACCGGCCTGAGGAATCTGGGCAACACATGCTACATGAACGCAATCTTGCAGTGCCTCTGCAGCGTGCCACCGCTCGTGGAGTATTTCCTCTCAGGAAAGTTTAAAGAAGCCCTACACAA GGAGAATGGCGAGTCTGTGACTGCCTTTGGCTGTTTGATGTCCGATATGTGGCTTGGAGAGTCTGACTGTGTTTCCCCGGAGGTTTTTCATTCAGTCCTTGGGAAGCAGTACCCAACTTTTAGCAAGAGGACTCAGCAGGACGCACAGGAGTTTCTGATCTGTGTGCTGAACGAGCTCCACGAGGCTCTCAAGAAG tcAAGCAAAAGAAGATGCGTAACCGATGCAAAAGCCAGCAGAGGGACTGTCAGTGACACATCTATTATCACGCAGTTGTTTGAGGGAGAACTCGGTTACGATATCACGTGTTTGGAATGCAAGACCACCACCAACAGACCCGAGAGCTTCACCGTTCTTTCCCTGCCCATCCCTTCTAAGAGCGCGTGCTCTCTGCAG GACTGTCTCAAATGCTTCTTTGAGCAAGACACACTGACTCGGAACAACCAAATCCACTGTTCCTGGTGTGGAACTAAACAAGATGCTGCAGTAAAAGCCACCCTAACCAAGGCGCCGCAGATCATTATTTTCCACCTAAAGAG gtttgAATGGCAAGGCAAACACAAAAGGAAACTCTCAACCGACATCTGCTATCCACTCGGCAGTCTGGATCTCTCTCCTTACAGTTCCCCACCTTGCTGCAAGGATGCCGAGTACAGCCTGTGTGCTGTAGTG AACCACTCTGGTTTTCTGGATGATGGCCACTACACGGCGTTCTGCAAGCACTCAGTCACCAAAAACTGGTACAGCTTTGATGATGCACAGGTCACCAAGATCCCAAATTCCTCAGTGCAGACTGACACAGCTTATCTCCTATTCTACACctgtcaaggccttctctgcacCCATTAA